In the Maribacter sp. MJ134 genome, one interval contains:
- a CDS encoding bifunctional UDP-3-O-[3-hydroxymyristoyl] N-acetylglucosamine deacetylase/3-hydroxyacyl-ACP dehydratase: MEKTNDKQRTIAKEVSLTGVGLHTGENVTIKFLPAAENHGYAFKRVDVEGEPIIEADANYVINTQRGTNLEKRGVKIQTSEHVLAALVGLEIDNVLIEIDAPEPPIMDGSSKFFVEALESAGIVEQEALREVYVVKDVITYKDEATGSEITVIPSDEYQVTTMVDFGTKVLGTQNATLEHISDFKAEIADARTFSFLHELEMLLENGLIKGGDLNNAIVYVDKEISDATMKKLEKAFNKKKLSVKPNGILDNLTLHQPNEAARHKLLDVIGDLALTGTRIQGKVIANKPGHYVNTQFAKKLSSIIKLEKRNNVPKYDLHQTPLMDVTQIMNMLPHRPPFLLVDKILELSDSHVVGVKNVTMNEPFFVGHFPGAPVMPGVLQVEAMAQTGGILVLSTVPDPENYLTFFMKMDNVKFKRQVLPGDTLIFKCTLISPIRRGICHMQAYAYANDKLVSEAELMAQIVKTKQEA, translated from the coding sequence ATGGAAAAAACCAATGACAAACAAAGAACAATTGCCAAAGAGGTATCCCTCACCGGTGTTGGCTTACATACGGGTGAAAATGTGACCATAAAGTTTCTTCCCGCTGCGGAGAACCATGGCTACGCCTTTAAAAGAGTAGATGTTGAAGGAGAACCTATTATAGAAGCCGATGCCAACTACGTCATCAACACACAGCGTGGCACAAATCTGGAAAAACGAGGTGTTAAGATACAGACTTCGGAACATGTGCTGGCCGCTTTGGTAGGGCTTGAGATTGATAACGTACTCATAGAAATAGATGCGCCGGAACCTCCGATTATGGACGGTTCTTCTAAATTTTTTGTAGAAGCCTTAGAAAGCGCTGGTATTGTTGAACAAGAGGCCTTACGTGAGGTATACGTAGTGAAGGATGTCATCACTTATAAGGACGAAGCTACGGGTAGTGAGATTACCGTGATTCCTTCGGACGAGTACCAAGTTACCACAATGGTGGACTTTGGAACCAAAGTACTGGGCACCCAAAACGCCACACTAGAGCATATATCCGATTTCAAGGCTGAAATTGCTGATGCACGAACTTTTAGTTTCCTGCACGAGTTAGAAATGTTATTGGAAAACGGACTCATTAAAGGCGGTGATTTAAATAATGCTATTGTCTATGTGGACAAGGAAATTTCCGATGCCACGATGAAAAAACTGGAGAAAGCCTTCAATAAGAAAAAGCTTTCCGTGAAGCCCAATGGCATTTTGGACAATTTAACTTTACACCAACCCAATGAAGCTGCCAGACATAAGTTGTTAGATGTCATTGGGGATTTGGCCCTAACCGGTACTAGGATTCAAGGAAAGGTTATTGCGAATAAGCCCGGGCACTACGTGAATACCCAGTTCGCAAAAAAACTTTCTAGCATCATCAAATTAGAAAAGAGAAACAATGTACCCAAGTACGATCTGCACCAAACGCCTTTGATGGACGTTACGCAGATTATGAATATGTTGCCGCATAGACCACCATTTTTGTTAGTGGACAAAATATTGGAATTATCTGACTCCCATGTTGTAGGTGTAAAAAACGTGACGATGAACGAACCGTTCTTCGTAGGTCATTTTCCAGGTGCTCCGGTAATGCCAGGTGTTTTACAAGTGGAAGCAATGGCGCAAACAGGTGGAATTTTAGTTTTAAGTACAGTGCCCGACCCAGAAAATTACCTGACGTTCTTTATGAAGATGGATAACGTTAAATTCAAGAGACAGGTACTACCTGGTGATACCCTAATATTTAAATGTACCTTGATTTCGCCGATTCGTAGGGGTATTTGCCATATGCAGGCCTATGCATATGCTAATGATAAATTGGTTTCTGAAGCCGAATTGATGGCGCAAATAGTTAAAACCAAACAAGAAGCCTAA
- the lpxA gene encoding acyl-ACP--UDP-N-acetylglucosamine O-acyltransferase: MNQPLAYVHPGAKIAKNVVIEPFTTIHNNVTIGDGTWIGSNVTIMEGARIGKNCNIFPGAVISAPPQDLKYDGEETTVVIGNGTTIRECATIHKGTSDRMKTVIGKNCLIMAYCHVAHDCLVGDNCIFSNNSTLAGHVTIGDNVILAGLVAVHQFVSIGQHAFVTGGSLVRKDVPPYVKAAREPLSYVGINSVGLRRRGFVSEKIREVQNIYRILYQKHYNNTQAVQIIEAEMEATPERDEILQFIRDSQRGIMKGYFSNN; encoded by the coding sequence ATGAATCAACCTCTTGCTTATGTCCATCCGGGCGCAAAAATTGCAAAAAATGTGGTTATAGAACCATTTACGACTATACATAATAATGTAACTATCGGGGATGGGACTTGGATAGGTTCTAATGTTACCATCATGGAAGGTGCCCGTATCGGAAAGAACTGTAATATTTTTCCCGGTGCGGTTATTTCTGCCCCTCCTCAGGATTTAAAATATGATGGGGAAGAAACTACGGTGGTTATTGGAAACGGAACTACCATTAGGGAATGTGCTACGATACATAAAGGTACTTCCGATAGAATGAAGACCGTCATAGGGAAGAACTGCTTAATTATGGCCTATTGCCATGTGGCGCATGACTGTTTGGTAGGGGATAATTGTATCTTCTCAAATAATTCTACCTTAGCGGGGCATGTAACTATTGGGGATAATGTAATATTGGCCGGACTGGTAGCAGTACACCAATTTGTATCTATCGGTCAACATGCATTCGTTACCGGAGGTTCTTTGGTACGAAAAGATGTTCCACCGTACGTAAAGGCGGCAAGGGAACCCTTGTCCTACGTAGGGATTAATTCCGTTGGCTTACGTAGACGTGGATTCGTTTCAGAAAAAATAAGGGAGGTTCAAAACATTTACAGAATCTTATATCAAAAACATTATAATAACACACAAGCGGTGCAGATTATAGAGGCGGAAATGGAAGCAACCCCGGAGCGCGACGAAATTCTCCAGTTCATTAGGGATTCCCAACGTGGAATTATGAAAGGATATTTCAGCAACAACTAA
- the fabG gene encoding 3-oxoacyl-[acyl-carrier-protein] reductase, which yields MKLLEGKNVIITGASRGIGMGIAKVFAEHGANVAFTYSSSEAPAKELEKELIAKGVKAKAYKSNAASFSEADALVNEVLKDFDGVIDVLINNAGITKDNLLMRMSEADFDTVIDINLKSVFNMTKAVQRTLLKQRSGSIINMSSVVGVKGNAGQTNYAASKAGMIGFTKSVALELGSRNIRCNAIAPGFIETEMTDKLDEKTVQGWRDGIPLKRGGSTVDIANACLFFASDLSAYVTGQVLNVDGGMLT from the coding sequence ATGAAACTGTTAGAAGGAAAAAACGTAATCATCACGGGAGCTAGTCGTGGAATTGGTATGGGCATAGCCAAAGTTTTTGCGGAACACGGAGCAAATGTGGCCTTTACCTATAGTTCAAGTGAAGCCCCGGCAAAAGAATTGGAAAAGGAATTGATAGCTAAAGGCGTTAAAGCAAAAGCATATAAAAGTAATGCTGCTAGTTTTAGTGAGGCGGACGCACTTGTAAACGAGGTATTGAAAGATTTTGACGGTGTTATCGATGTCCTTATCAATAATGCCGGTATTACCAAGGACAACCTTTTAATGCGAATGTCAGAAGCCGATTTTGACACGGTCATAGATATCAACCTGAAATCGGTCTTTAATATGACCAAGGCCGTTCAGAGAACCTTATTGAAACAGCGCAGCGGCTCCATTATAAATATGAGTAGTGTTGTAGGTGTAAAAGGTAATGCGGGACAGACCAACTACGCCGCATCAAAAGCAGGAATGATAGGTTTTACAAAATCTGTGGCGCTAGAGCTAGGATCACGTAATATTCGTTGTAACGCTATAGCGCCTGGATTCATTGAAACCGAAATGACCGATAAGTTAGACGAGAAAACCGTACAGGGCTGGAGAGATGGTATTCCTTTAAAACGAGGTGGGTCTACAGTGGATATCGCCAATGCATGTTTATTCTTTGCTTCGGATTTATCTGCTTATGTTACAGGTCAGGTTTTGAACGTAGATGGCGGAATGCTTACTTAA
- the tsaE gene encoding tRNA (adenosine(37)-N6)-threonylcarbamoyltransferase complex ATPase subunit type 1 TsaE: MQLKYEQKDIANIAQKIVQESKSKTIAFYGPMGAGKTTLIKAIIKALGSRDEVSSPTFGLVNEYHSKNGQVLAYHFDFYRLDDEMEALDMGIEEYIYSDQWIFIEWPEKIPSLLPENITKLKIEILDATTREISWD; the protein is encoded by the coding sequence ATGCAATTGAAATACGAGCAGAAAGATATTGCTAATATTGCTCAAAAAATCGTACAAGAGTCAAAGTCCAAAACCATAGCTTTTTACGGTCCCATGGGTGCTGGGAAGACCACATTAATCAAAGCCATTATAAAGGCATTGGGCAGTAGGGATGAAGTAAGTAGCCCAACCTTTGGATTGGTCAATGAGTATCATAGTAAAAATGGTCAGGTTTTGGCCTATCATTTTGATTTTTATCGTTTAGATGATGAAATGGAAGCTTTGGATATGGGTATTGAAGAATACATCTACAGCGATCAATGGATTTTTATAGAATGGCCCGAGAAAATACCCAGCCTTTTACCTGAAAACATTACAAAGCTAAAAATTGAAATACTTGATGCTACTACTCGAGAAATTTCATGGGACTGA
- the efp gene encoding elongation factor P, with product MASTSDIRKGLCIRYNNDIYKIIEFLHVKPGKGPAFVRTKLKSVSSGKVLDNTFSAGHKIEDVRVETRSYQFLYAEGETYHFMNTDDYNQITLQESSLDAPGLLKEGEVVKIMFNTEDSMPLSVDMPASVVLEVTYTEPGVKGNTATNATKPAKVETGAEVNVPLFINEGDKVKIDTSNGSYMERVKE from the coding sequence ATGGCATCAACATCAGATATTAGAAAAGGACTTTGCATTAGGTATAATAATGATATTTATAAAATCATCGAGTTCCTGCACGTAAAACCGGGGAAAGGACCCGCTTTTGTTAGAACTAAATTAAAGAGTGTCTCTTCGGGTAAAGTCTTGGATAACACCTTTTCTGCCGGACATAAAATTGAGGATGTTCGTGTAGAAACGCGTTCCTATCAGTTTCTGTATGCCGAAGGGGAAACGTATCATTTTATGAATACGGACGACTACAATCAAATTACATTACAAGAAAGTAGTTTGGACGCTCCGGGGCTATTAAAAGAAGGAGAGGTAGTGAAAATTATGTTCAATACGGAGGATAGCATGCCGTTATCCGTTGATATGCCGGCAAGTGTGGTGTTAGAAGTAACGTATACGGAGCCAGGTGTAAAAGGAAACACGGCAACCAATGCAACTAAACCTGCGAAAGTGGAAACGGGAGCAGAGGTTAATGTTCCTTTGTTCATAAACGAAGGCGATAAGGTTAAAATCGATACGTCTAACGGCTCCTATATGGAACGTGTAAAAGAATAA
- a CDS encoding PglZ domain-containing protein translates to MNNIIILWVDDEIDLLKPHILFLEGKNYTVITCQSGQEALEELASTSVDIVFLDENMPGISGLETLNEIKLINASLPVVMITKSEEEFIMEEAIGSKIADYLIKPVNPNQILLSLKKNLDHSRLISEKTTSNYQQEFRKIAMDLSMVNSYEEWIDLYKKLIYWELQLEEIEDSGMFEILESQKIEANNQFCKFVDKNYVDWFTDADAPVMSHTLFKNWILPEVKDEKTLLVVVDNLRYDQWYAFEDTVGAFYKKQKEDSYMSILPTATQYARNAIFSGLTPLDMEKKYPKWWKNDTDEGGKNLFEAEFLGEQLKRLGLNIKWEYHKISSLKQGKNLSQNFKSQQDNDLTVIVYNFVDMLSHAKTEMEVIKELASNDKAYRSLTQSWFKNSPLLEIIQQAQRMGLKLIITTDHGTINVKSPSKVVGDRDTSANLRYKTGRSLTYDKSDVLEARDPKHIYLPSINMSSSFIFAKNDLFFAYPNNYNHYVSYYRNTYQHGGVSLEEMIIPFVVLEPK, encoded by the coding sequence ATGAACAACATAATAATACTTTGGGTGGATGATGAGATAGATCTTCTAAAGCCTCACATCCTCTTTTTAGAAGGTAAAAACTATACCGTAATTACCTGCCAGAGTGGACAAGAGGCACTGGAAGAATTGGCAAGTACTAGCGTTGATATCGTTTTTTTAGACGAAAATATGCCGGGTATTTCCGGCTTAGAGACCCTAAACGAAATTAAGTTGATCAATGCTTCTTTGCCCGTGGTCATGATTACCAAGAGTGAGGAAGAGTTTATTATGGAAGAGGCCATAGGCTCCAAGATTGCGGATTACCTGATCAAGCCCGTTAACCCGAACCAAATTCTTTTATCGCTCAAAAAAAACCTGGACCATTCCCGTTTAATCTCCGAGAAAACGACAAGTAACTATCAGCAGGAATTTCGTAAGATTGCGATGGATCTGTCCATGGTAAATTCTTATGAAGAATGGATAGATCTGTACAAAAAACTAATTTATTGGGAATTACAACTTGAGGAAATCGAGGACAGTGGTATGTTCGAGATTCTAGAATCCCAAAAGATTGAAGCGAACAACCAGTTTTGCAAATTTGTTGATAAAAATTACGTGGATTGGTTTACAGATGCAGATGCTCCTGTAATGTCGCACACCCTGTTCAAAAACTGGATACTCCCCGAAGTAAAGGACGAGAAAACCCTCTTAGTGGTCGTTGATAATTTAAGGTATGATCAATGGTATGCCTTTGAAGATACGGTAGGGGCTTTTTATAAAAAGCAAAAGGAAGATTCTTATATGAGTATCTTACCAACGGCAACCCAATATGCTAGAAATGCCATATTCTCGGGACTTACCCCTTTGGATATGGAAAAGAAATATCCCAAATGGTGGAAGAACGATACAGACGAAGGCGGTAAGAACCTGTTCGAAGCTGAATTTTTAGGGGAGCAATTAAAGCGATTGGGGTTAAATATAAAGTGGGAATACCACAAAATTAGCAGTCTCAAACAAGGAAAAAATTTATCCCAGAATTTTAAATCACAGCAGGACAATGACTTAACGGTAATTGTCTACAACTTTGTAGACATGTTATCGCACGCAAAAACAGAAATGGAAGTCATAAAAGAACTGGCCTCCAATGACAAGGCGTACCGGTCTTTGACCCAAAGCTGGTTTAAAAATTCCCCGTTGCTTGAAATCATTCAGCAAGCACAGCGGATGGGATTAAAACTGATCATTACCACAGATCATGGAACTATAAATGTAAAATCTCCCTCAAAAGTAGTCGGTGACCGTGATACCAGCGCCAATTTAAGGTATAAAACGGGCAGAAGCCTAACCTATGACAAGAGTGATGTGTTGGAGGCAAGAGACCCCAAACATATTTACTTGCCTAGCATTAATATGAGCAGTTCCTTTATTTTTGCCAAAAATGACTTGTTCTTTGCATACCCGAACAATTACAACCATTATGTAAGCTATTATAGAAACACGTACCAGCATGGTGGTGTTTCTTTAGAAGAGATGATTATTCCGTTTGTGGTGTTGGAGCCTAAATAA
- a CDS encoding YbjQ family protein has protein sequence MIYVTTDHIAGKEISESLGIVRGSTVRARNIGRDVFAGLKNLVGGEISEYTQLLAQAREQAIKRMLDDAQRVGADAVVNVRFNTSQVMQGAAEMLAYGTAVKLK, from the coding sequence ATGATTTATGTAACTACGGATCATATTGCCGGAAAAGAGATATCCGAATCCCTAGGTATCGTAAGAGGCAGTACTGTTAGAGCCAGAAATATTGGAAGGGATGTCTTTGCCGGACTAAAAAATCTTGTAGGTGGTGAAATATCAGAATACACCCAATTATTGGCCCAAGCTCGGGAACAGGCCATAAAGCGAATGCTAGACGATGCACAAAGGGTAGGGGCGGATGCGGTCGTGAATGTAAGGTTCAATACTTCTCAGGTGATGCAAGGAGCAGCGGAAATGCTCGCCTATGGCACTGCGGTAAAATTAAAATAG
- the lpxD gene encoding UDP-3-O-(3-hydroxymyristoyl)glucosamine N-acyltransferase codes for MVFTAGQIAGILEGEVQGNSEVAVHKLAKIEEGEKGSLTFLANPKYTSFIYKTRASITIVNRDFVPDQKLDTTLIKVEDAYKAFSKLLEYYNQVKNNKIGIEEPVFKSDTATYGEGLYLGAFSYLGNNVSLGNNVKIYPNVYIGDNVSIGNNVTVFAGAKIYSETSIGDNCVVHSGVILGADGFGFTPNEKGEFTKVPQTGNVILEDNVDVGAGTTIDRATLGSTILRKGVKLDNQIQIAHNVEIGEHTVIAAQTGIAGSTKIGKYCMIGGQVGIVGHIVIGDKVKIQAQSGIGRNVKDNEVLQGSPALNYGDYNKSYVHFKNLPKIISRIDDLEK; via the coding sequence ATGGTATTTACAGCAGGTCAAATTGCAGGTATTTTAGAGGGTGAAGTACAAGGAAATTCAGAAGTAGCCGTTCATAAGCTTGCAAAAATTGAGGAAGGTGAAAAAGGTTCGCTAACCTTTTTGGCAAACCCCAAATACACTTCTTTCATCTACAAAACAAGGGCATCTATCACTATAGTGAATAGGGATTTTGTTCCGGACCAAAAGTTAGATACCACGCTCATAAAAGTTGAAGATGCCTACAAGGCTTTCTCTAAATTATTGGAGTATTACAATCAAGTTAAGAACAATAAAATAGGTATTGAGGAGCCGGTGTTTAAATCGGATACGGCAACCTATGGTGAGGGTCTTTATTTAGGTGCGTTTTCCTACCTTGGAAACAATGTTAGCCTAGGTAACAATGTAAAGATTTATCCTAACGTATATATCGGTGATAACGTAAGCATTGGCAATAATGTGACTGTTTTTGCAGGAGCCAAAATATATTCTGAAACTAGTATTGGTGACAACTGCGTTGTGCATAGTGGTGTAATATTAGGTGCAGATGGTTTTGGTTTTACCCCGAACGAAAAGGGAGAATTCACGAAGGTGCCCCAGACCGGGAACGTAATCCTTGAGGATAATGTAGATGTGGGGGCAGGTACAACAATTGATAGGGCCACACTGGGATCTACCATTCTCAGGAAAGGGGTTAAACTTGACAATCAAATCCAGATTGCGCATAATGTAGAAATTGGTGAACATACGGTTATCGCTGCCCAGACCGGTATTGCAGGTTCCACAAAAATTGGAAAGTATTGCATGATCGGCGGTCAGGTGGGTATTGTGGGGCATATCGTAATTGGCGATAAGGTAAAGATTCAAGCGCAGTCGGGAATCGGTAGAAATGTAAAGGATAATGAGGTATTGCAGGGTTCACCTGCCTTAAATTACGGGGATTATAATAAGTCCTACGTACATTTTAAGAATTTACCCAAAATAATAAGTAGAATCGACGACTTGGAAAAATAA
- a CDS encoding UDP-3-O-(3-hydroxymyristoyl)glucosamine N-acyltransferase codes for MKFPTTFTLQQIAEIINSDYVGDADFPVTGMNEIHVVTHGDIVFVDHPKYYDKALSSKATIVLINKKVDCPKGKALLISDDPFRDFNKLTLYFKPFVPSERAISNTSKIGVNTIVQPNVFIGNNVQIGDNCIIHANVSIYDNCIIGNGVTIHSGTVLGADAFYYKNRPEGFDKLRSGGRVVLEDNVDLGALCTLDRGVTGDTRIGEGTKIDNQVHVGHDTVIGKKCLIASQTGIAGCVIIEDEVTLWGQVGTNSGITIGTKAVIMGQTGVTKSVEGGKSYFGTPIEESREKLKQLAYVKKIPDLIKKFENK; via the coding sequence TTGAAATTCCCTACGACCTTTACGCTACAACAAATTGCTGAAATTATAAATTCGGACTATGTCGGTGATGCCGATTTTCCGGTAACGGGGATGAATGAAATCCATGTCGTAACGCATGGTGATATTGTTTTTGTAGACCATCCCAAATACTATGATAAGGCACTTTCTTCTAAAGCCACCATTGTCTTAATTAATAAAAAAGTAGACTGTCCCAAGGGAAAGGCGCTGTTAATTTCCGACGACCCTTTTAGGGATTTTAACAAGCTAACGCTTTATTTTAAACCCTTTGTTCCTTCGGAACGGGCTATTTCCAACACCTCAAAAATTGGGGTAAATACCATTGTACAACCTAATGTGTTTATCGGCAACAATGTGCAGATCGGTGATAATTGTATCATCCATGCCAATGTAAGTATTTATGATAACTGTATTATCGGGAACGGGGTAACCATCCACTCAGGAACGGTACTGGGTGCAGACGCTTTTTATTATAAGAATCGACCTGAAGGATTTGACAAATTAAGGTCTGGCGGTAGGGTGGTGCTGGAAGATAACGTAGACCTTGGCGCGCTATGTACTCTAGATAGAGGCGTAACGGGTGACACCAGAATAGGTGAGGGTACAAAAATAGACAACCAAGTACATGTAGGTCACGATACGGTCATAGGAAAAAAGTGTCTTATTGCTTCGCAGACAGGAATTGCCGGCTGTGTAATTATTGAAGACGAAGTCACCCTTTGGGGTCAAGTTGGAACAAATAGTGGCATTACGATTGGCACTAAGGCCGTTATTATGGGTCAAACAGGTGTTACGAAATCTGTAGAAGGGGGAAAGAGCTATTTCGGAACACCTATAGAGGAATCAAGAGAAAAACTGAAACAATTGGCCTACGTCAAGAAGATTCCCGATTTGATAAAAAAGTTCGAAAACAAATAA
- the sucD gene encoding succinate--CoA ligase subunit alpha translates to MSVLVNKDSKIIVQGFTGSEGTFHAEQMIEYGTNIVGGVTPGKGGQEHLGKPVFNTVAEAVEHVGADTTIIFVPPAFAADAIMEAANAGIKVIITITEGIPVADMVMASNYIKDKDCRLVGPNCPGVITPGEAKVGIMPGFVFKKGNVGIVSKSGTLTYEAADQVVRQGLGITTAIGIGGDPIIGTTTKEAVELLINDPETECVVMIGEIGGQLEADAAKWYKASGSKKPVVGFIAGETAPAGRTMGHAGAIVGGSDDTAQAKKKIMREHGIHVVDSPAEIGIKVKEVMS, encoded by the coding sequence ATGAGCGTTTTAGTTAATAAGGATTCCAAGATAATTGTACAAGGCTTTACGGGGAGTGAAGGCACATTCCATGCCGAGCAAATGATTGAATACGGTACTAATATCGTAGGTGGTGTAACTCCGGGAAAAGGTGGGCAAGAGCACTTGGGAAAACCTGTTTTTAACACTGTCGCAGAAGCTGTTGAACATGTTGGAGCGGACACAACAATTATTTTTGTGCCACCCGCCTTTGCCGCCGACGCCATTATGGAAGCTGCGAACGCTGGCATCAAAGTTATTATCACCATTACCGAGGGTATTCCCGTAGCGGATATGGTTATGGCATCCAACTATATTAAAGATAAAGACTGTCGATTAGTTGGTCCTAATTGTCCAGGTGTTATTACTCCGGGAGAAGCAAAAGTTGGTATCATGCCAGGATTCGTATTTAAGAAAGGTAACGTCGGTATTGTATCTAAGTCAGGAACCTTAACCTATGAAGCAGCGGACCAAGTCGTGCGCCAAGGTTTAGGAATTACTACAGCTATTGGAATTGGTGGTGACCCGATTATCGGAACGACTACGAAAGAGGCCGTTGAATTATTGATTAATGACCCTGAAACGGAATGTGTTGTGATGATTGGGGAGATAGGGGGTCAGTTAGAAGCGGATGCCGCTAAATGGTACAAGGCCAGCGGAAGTAAAAAGCCGGTTGTTGGTTTCATTGCTGGCGAGACAGCGCCTGCCGGTAGAACCATGGGGCACGCCGGAGCAATAGTTGGAGGTAGTGATGATACGGCACAAGCTAAGAAAAAAATTATGCGGGAGCATGGTATCCATGTGGTGGATTCACCTGCGGAAATTGGCATAAAAGTAAAAGAGGTAATGTCTTAG
- a CDS encoding HD domain-containing protein, whose protein sequence is MSKSNKLKIFNDPIYGFIRIPSTLIFDLIAHPYFQRLRRISQMGLSYLVYPGAHHTRFHHALGCMHLMQKSIQVLRFKGVALSEEEEQGLLCAILLHDIGHGPFSHAMEHSIVENISHEAISLRFMQELNTMFNGSLTVAIAIFNGEHDRKFLNQLVSSQLDMDRLDYLKRDSFYTGVAEGNTNAERLITMLNVVDGNLVVEEKGIYSVEKFLMARRFMYWQVYLHKTGVVAEQLLIRILKRARYLIKRKQSLVASEALLYFLNHRIDIKNFDDATLRLFSRLDDVDVFGAMKLWQYADDFILSELCKMILDRKLLHIKIKNEPYKPEKLKDKFLKTQERFKLSDEETSYLVFDGVIANKAYDRDEQNINILKKNGKIVDVAELSDHLNLNALSKTVTKYYVCYPKNTV, encoded by the coding sequence TTGTCAAAATCCAATAAACTAAAAATTTTTAATGATCCAATTTACGGATTTATTAGAATCCCCAGTACGCTCATATTCGACCTTATAGCACATCCCTATTTTCAGCGTTTGCGAAGAATTTCTCAAATGGGCCTTTCCTATTTGGTATATCCAGGTGCGCATCATACGAGATTCCACCATGCTTTGGGGTGTATGCATCTTATGCAAAAGTCCATACAAGTACTTCGTTTTAAAGGGGTTGCACTGTCGGAAGAAGAGGAACAAGGACTTCTGTGCGCTATTCTTTTACATGATATAGGCCACGGTCCGTTTTCACATGCCATGGAGCATAGTATTGTAGAGAATATTAGTCATGAAGCGATTTCCCTTCGTTTTATGCAGGAACTCAATACAATGTTTAACGGAAGTTTAACGGTTGCCATTGCCATTTTCAATGGAGAACATGATAGAAAATTTTTAAATCAACTTGTATCCAGTCAATTGGATATGGATCGTCTGGATTATTTAAAACGGGACAGTTTCTATACCGGTGTTGCAGAAGGAAATACCAATGCAGAGCGCTTAATTACGATGTTGAACGTGGTAGACGGTAATTTGGTGGTCGAGGAAAAAGGAATATACTCCGTGGAGAAGTTTCTTATGGCCAGAAGGTTTATGTATTGGCAGGTGTACCTGCACAAGACCGGGGTAGTGGCGGAGCAGCTTTTAATACGAATCTTAAAAAGGGCACGATATCTTATAAAAAGGAAACAGTCCCTAGTAGCTAGTGAAGCATTACTTTATTTTTTAAATCATAGAATAGACATTAAAAATTTTGATGATGCCACGCTGCGATTGTTTTCTAGGTTGGACGATGTAGATGTGTTCGGTGCAATGAAGCTATGGCAATATGCGGACGACTTTATTCTGTCCGAACTTTGTAAAATGATTTTAGACAGAAAACTACTTCATATCAAAATAAAGAACGAACCCTATAAACCAGAAAAATTAAAGGACAAATTCCTGAAGACACAGGAACGATTTAAACTATCCGATGAAGAAACCTCGTATCTGGTCTTTGACGGAGTCATAGCTAACAAGGCCTATGATAGGGATGAGCAAAATATAAATATCCTAAAGAAGAACGGTAAGATTGTAGATGTTGCCGAGTTATCCGATCATTTAAACTTAAACGCACTCTCTAAAACGGTGACTAAATATTATGTCTGTTATCCCAAAAACACGGTCTAA